Proteins from a single region of Schistocerca gregaria isolate iqSchGreg1 chromosome 3, iqSchGreg1.2, whole genome shotgun sequence:
- the LOC126354312 gene encoding uncharacterized protein LOC126354312, giving the protein MGRTLQENSSPVFSDRATISTTERGASNDDAEETSVARDARGYMRRASKVIAPLVLGFVLASVVMGGVTTVKLFLVKALLLSQLALGAALLLAAKSLLSAAGGGGHPSHQPYLHHVQPIHSPLVEPSPYHHNPYAAEHHFAPSMEGYPDYGYHAVGRSPEAVPVEQEDLQAHYSNQVAVTAPAAAGARNATSRMDVRPVPAGGITLVKSQSHHAPVVVYRKVVSTGRAATS; this is encoded by the exons ATGGGCCGCACTCTTCAGGAAAACAGTTCGCCGGTGTTCAGCGACAGAGCAACAATATCGACGACCGAGAGAGGTGCCAGCAACGACGATGCCGAAGAAACATCCGTAGCTCGAGACGCAAGAG GATACATGCGGCGCGCAAGTAAGGTGATCGCGCCGCTGGTGCTGGGCTTCGTGCTCGCCAGTGTGGTGATGGGCGGCGTGACGACGGTGAAGCTGTTCCTGGTGAAGGCGCTGCTGCTGAGCCAGCTGGCGCTGGGCGCGGCGCTGCTGCTGGCCGCCAAGTCGCTGCTGTCCGCCGCGGGTGGGGGTGGCCACCCCTCGCACCAGCCCTACCTGCACCACGTGCAGCCGATACACTCGCCGCTGGTGGAGCCCTCGCCCTACCACCACAACCCCTACGCAGCTGAACACCACTTCGCTCCCTCTATGGAGGGCTATCCAGACTATGGCTACCACGCAGTTGGAAGATCACCAGAGGCAGTTCCAGTGGAGCAAGAAGATCTTCAAGCGCACTATTCCAATCAAGTGGCGGTAACGGCGCCAGCTGCCGCTGGAGCGCGGAATGCCACCTCCAGGATGGACG TGCGGCCGGTACCAGCAGGTGGCATCACTCTGGTCAAGAGCCAGTCACACCACGCGCCTGTCGTGGTGTACCGCAAGGTGGTGTCCACGGGACGTGCTGCCACTAGTTAA